A window of the Mesotoga sp. Brook.08.105.5.1 genome harbors these coding sequences:
- the mazG gene encoding nucleoside triphosphate pyrophosphohydrolase yields the protein MRDEFEESEWVRLIETMKKLRSPGGCEWDIEQTHRSLKPYLIEEAYEVLDAIDEGNDNELVEELGDVLLQIVFHAQIAAERGAFSITDIVSMLTEKLIRRHPHVFSDSKGYSYRQWEEIKAKEKGGNESPASSIGKVNKALPALSLARRVQENASVVGFDWEDMNGPRDKLNEEIEELDCAIKERDKKKIEEEIGDLLFTIANLSRFLEVDPESALRRSTEKFVNRFHEMESHIERYGLDIESMTIDELNHLWEKAKEGTN from the coding sequence TTGAGAGACGAGTTTGAGGAAAGCGAATGGGTAAGACTAATCGAAACAATGAAGAAGTTGAGATCTCCCGGAGGCTGTGAATGGGATATAGAACAGACTCATAGGTCCTTGAAACCGTACCTGATAGAAGAGGCTTATGAGGTTCTCGATGCTATAGACGAAGGGAATGACAATGAGTTGGTAGAAGAGCTTGGCGACGTTCTCCTTCAGATAGTCTTCCACGCTCAGATTGCTGCCGAAAGAGGGGCGTTTTCTATAACGGATATTGTCAGTATGTTGACTGAAAAGCTTATCAGAAGGCATCCCCACGTCTTTTCCGATTCGAAAGGCTACTCCTATCGCCAATGGGAAGAGATCAAAGCGAAGGAAAAGGGAGGAAATGAGTCTCCCGCTTCTTCAATAGGCAAGGTCAACAAAGCGCTGCCAGCACTTAGTTTGGCCCGCAGGGTTCAGGAAAATGCATCGGTTGTTGGATTTGATTGGGAAGATATGAATGGTCCGCGCGACAAACTGAATGAAGAGATTGAAGAGCTGGACTGTGCTATAAAGGAAAGAGATAAGAAGAAGATTGAAGAGGAAATCGGTGACCTTCTCTTTACAATTGCTAATTTATCGAGATTTCTCGAGGTTGATCCTGAATCAGCTTTGAGAAGATCGACAGAGAAATTCGTGAACCGTTTTCACGAGATGGAGAGTCATATTGAGAGATACGGTCTGGATATTGAAAGCATGACCATAGATGAGCTTAATCACCTGTGGGAAAAAGCGAAGGAGGGTACAAATTGA
- a CDS encoding SurA N-terminal domain-containing protein — translation MKKLLIAALIIMLLTVATFAQTEDLSGSGIAARVNGEIITMDAFLSKVLPNYTEISKRIEEVDPLFSEMLLNTEAGQKLLEEYERNSLEALIEETLLIQYAREAGIEANSEALKSVVNKSIMDTLAELEVEKSDADLFYILRGYIDGLSSYEAKVVRDLAYREVLNALYEAVTMNATVTEEEIEQYYMANSSKYAVEEERANMKVLLFDSFSEAYSVWKAASRDANPASVLDTFPEVVTRSFTRQEIESLNPELVKSLFKPTDGELLSSVVTLDNRYAVIYLQSYSPAGSQGVEDVREEIEKNLIEEKKDLLWRVWKEQEFKPFKESAIVERYYEADGGE, via the coding sequence TTGAAGAAGCTGCTGATCGCTGCCCTGATTATTATGTTACTCACTGTAGCAACATTCGCGCAAACGGAGGATTTATCCGGGAGTGGGATAGCCGCCAGGGTAAATGGCGAGATTATCACCATGGACGCTTTTCTTTCTAAAGTTCTGCCTAACTACACTGAAATATCAAAAAGAATCGAAGAAGTAGATCCTCTGTTTTCTGAGATGCTTCTGAATACGGAAGCCGGTCAGAAGTTGCTTGAAGAATATGAAAGGAATTCTCTGGAGGCGTTGATTGAAGAGACTCTTCTTATTCAGTACGCGAGAGAAGCTGGGATAGAGGCCAACTCAGAAGCATTGAAGAGCGTTGTGAATAAGTCTATTATGGATACGCTGGCAGAATTGGAGGTCGAGAAGTCCGATGCAGATCTCTTCTACATACTTAGGGGATACATCGACGGATTGAGTTCCTATGAGGCGAAAGTTGTCCGGGATCTTGCATACAGAGAGGTTCTTAATGCTCTATATGAAGCAGTCACCATGAATGCTACGGTTACAGAAGAGGAGATTGAGCAGTATTACATGGCCAATTCGTCCAAGTATGCTGTGGAGGAAGAAAGAGCGAACATGAAGGTACTCCTGTTCGATTCATTCTCCGAAGCCTATTCTGTATGGAAGGCCGCGTCGAGAGATGCAAATCCAGCTTCCGTTCTCGACACTTTTCCCGAAGTTGTTACCAGAAGCTTCACGAGGCAGGAAATTGAAAGTCTCAATCCGGAACTGGTTAAGTCCCTCTTCAAGCCAACGGACGGCGAATTGCTTTCTTCTGTTGTAACTCTTGACAACAGATACGCGGTTATCTATCTTCAGTCATACTCTCCTGCAGGTTCGCAGGGTGTTGAAGATGTGAGGGAAGAGATCGAGAAGAACCTGATCGAAGAGAAAAAGGACTTGTTATGGAGAGTCTGGAAAGAACAAGAATTTAAGCCTTTCAAAGAAAGTGCCATAGTAGAAAGATACTATGAAGCAGATGGAGGAGAATGA
- a CDS encoding metal-sulfur cluster assembly factor has protein sequence MSVIKEDVMKALEEVYDLEIGFDIVSLGLVYGVNIQDGKDVRIKMTLTTPMCPLAGLMTEDARRKVSEIEGIGDVKIELTFDPPWTPEMASDDVRKILGM, from the coding sequence TTGAGTGTCATAAAGGAAGATGTAATGAAAGCTCTTGAAGAAGTCTATGATCTCGAAATTGGCTTCGATATAGTTTCTCTGGGACTAGTTTACGGCGTGAATATTCAGGATGGGAAAGATGTGAGAATCAAGATGACGTTGACGACGCCGATGTGTCCCCTTGCCGGACTGATGACGGAAGACGCAAGAAGAAAGGTCAGCGAGATCGAGGGAATTGGGGACGTTAAGATTGAGCTTACCTTTGACCCACCATGGACGCCTGAGATGGCAAGTGATGACGTCAGAAAGATTCTTGGAATGTGA
- the serS gene encoding serine--tRNA ligase, with protein sequence MIDVRLIRENPEIVRKGLEQRCMSSELLDEIVNLESRRREALQIVEQKKAERNSISSEIARAKASKDQSLAASLMERAKEISSEVKDLDNRTSQIDEELREKLLYLPNIPSSTTPVGKGEEDNVVLRFWGEPRKVDFEIKAHWDYGPDTGLIDFERAAKISGARFTILRGDLARLERSIANFMLDLHHSKGYEEVALPFMVKRETMQATGQLPKFEDEAYRIDPDDMFMIPTAEVPLVAQHMDEIIDSDLPKKYTAYSACFRREAGSYGKDVRGMIRVHQFDKVELVWFTHPDKSYDALESLTADAEDVLKKLELPYRVVSLCTGDIGFASAKTYDLEVWLPSYNTYREISSCSNVEDFQPRRANIRFRDDDNKLRFVHCLNGSGLAVGRTLVAIVENYQREDGKIVVPKVLVPYMGQEVIG encoded by the coding sequence ATGATTGATGTAAGGTTGATTCGAGAGAATCCGGAGATTGTTAGAAAGGGCCTTGAACAGAGGTGTATGAGCTCCGAACTACTGGACGAAATTGTGAATCTTGAGTCAAGGAGACGAGAGGCTCTTCAAATTGTGGAGCAAAAGAAGGCCGAAAGAAACAGTATATCCTCAGAAATTGCCCGCGCCAAGGCCAGTAAAGACCAGAGTCTTGCTGCTTCTCTGATGGAAAGGGCAAAGGAGATTTCGTCTGAAGTCAAGGACCTGGACAACCGAACTTCTCAAATTGACGAAGAGCTTAGAGAGAAACTCCTGTATCTTCCGAACATCCCCTCAAGCACGACCCCTGTAGGAAAGGGCGAGGAAGACAATGTAGTTCTCAGATTCTGGGGTGAACCGAGAAAAGTTGATTTCGAAATCAAAGCTCACTGGGATTATGGTCCGGACACAGGACTGATTGACTTCGAAAGGGCTGCCAAGATTTCTGGAGCGAGATTCACTATTCTTAGGGGAGATCTCGCAAGGCTTGAGAGGTCAATTGCGAATTTCATGCTAGACCTCCACCACTCGAAGGGATACGAAGAAGTTGCCCTTCCTTTCATGGTGAAGAGGGAGACAATGCAGGCAACAGGTCAGCTTCCCAAGTTCGAAGACGAGGCTTACAGGATAGATCCCGATGATATGTTCATGATACCGACGGCCGAAGTGCCGCTGGTGGCACAACACATGGATGAAATAATAGATAGCGATCTTCCAAAGAAGTACACTGCCTACAGCGCCTGCTTCAGAAGAGAAGCCGGATCTTATGGAAAGGACGTAAGAGGAATGATAAGGGTCCATCAGTTTGACAAGGTGGAGCTCGTCTGGTTCACTCATCCCGACAAGTCCTATGATGCGCTGGAGAGTCTCACTGCCGATGCCGAGGACGTTTTGAAGAAGCTTGAACTCCCTTACAGAGTTGTATCTCTCTGCACCGGAGATATCGGATTTGCATCAGCCAAGACATACGATCTTGAAGTTTGGTTGCCTTCATACAATACATATAGAGAGATCTCTTCCTGTTCAAATGTTGAAGACTTCCAGCCGAGAAGGGCAAACATCAGATTCAGAGACGACGATAACAAACTGAGGTTCGTGCATTGCCTGAACGGTTCGGGACTTGCAGTTGGAAGAACTCTGGTTGCAATAGTGGAGAACTACCAGAGAGAGGACGGAAAAATCGTTGTTCCCAAAGTGCTCGTGCCGTATATGGGACAGGAGGTTATCGGTTAA
- the prmC gene encoding peptide chain release factor N(5)-glutamine methyltransferase, which yields MKSRELIEISIKRLSEAGIDNSRFIVFLLSKEILSLTEVDLLLDTQREIESSLTVEFFSAVKRVAKGEPIDYVLGYKDFLGIRLELSPCVLIPRSETEELVEIVIEEEKDSEVFADIGTGSGAIACALARSLPSATVFATDISTEAIALAEQNARNNGISNVKFIDGDNLNGLGEYLNSVEVLVSNPPYIRTTDIDLLDVSIKNYEPLTALDGGRDGLDFYREFFRSLPRGKRVYLEISQYETDGLRKLFSEIEGYSCEFRKDLSGNYRFMILLPIG from the coding sequence GTGAAATCAAGGGAGCTAATTGAGATATCAATAAAGAGGCTCAGTGAAGCGGGAATCGACAATTCCCGCTTTATTGTGTTCTTACTTTCGAAGGAAATCCTATCGCTGACTGAAGTCGATCTGCTTCTTGATACTCAAAGAGAAATCGAATCTTCTCTGACCGTTGAGTTTTTTTCGGCAGTGAAAAGAGTTGCCAAAGGGGAGCCAATAGACTACGTACTTGGCTACAAAGATTTTTTGGGAATTAGACTAGAGCTTTCCCCTTGTGTGCTCATTCCCCGCAGCGAAACTGAAGAGTTGGTTGAGATCGTTATTGAGGAAGAAAAAGACTCTGAAGTCTTTGCCGATATCGGAACGGGAAGTGGAGCGATAGCCTGCGCTCTTGCGCGAAGTCTTCCCTCAGCTACTGTATTCGCGACCGACATCTCAACGGAGGCAATCGCTCTTGCGGAGCAGAATGCCAGAAATAACGGGATATCTAACGTGAAATTCATTGACGGAGACAATCTCAACGGACTCGGAGAATACCTGAACTCTGTCGAGGTTTTGGTTTCCAACCCGCCTTATATAAGAACAACAGATATCGATTTGCTCGATGTCAGCATAAAAAACTACGAACCGTTAACTGCCCTTGACGGCGGTAGGGATGGACTTGACTTCTACAGGGAGTTTTTCAGGAGCCTCCCGCGTGGAAAGAGGGTATATCTGGAAATTTCTCAGTACGAGACGGACGGTCTTCGCAAACTCTTTTCGGAGATCGAAGGTTACTCTTGCGAGTTCAGAAAGGACTTATCAGGGAACTACCGATTCATGATTCTGCTTCCAATAGGCTGA
- a CDS encoding ribonuclease HII, translated as MKSAERELADLTRFDVSYREDYITVAGVDEAGRGPLSGPVVAAAVITLEPVDGVYDSKALCRKEREYLYDRVMEASIVGIGVSSPEEIDLLNILAATRLAMNRALNNLSERPNYVLVDGKSLNLDVKGECIVGGDRRSASIASASIVAKVFRDRIMDSLDILYPEYGYRSHKGYGTEKHLQALRKYGPTTWHRLTFRPIRELITKELATHWSNEEGVGRARLFRAGMVEMEAKN; from the coding sequence ATGAAATCAGCTGAAAGAGAGCTCGCCGATTTGACAAGGTTCGATGTCTCATATAGAGAGGATTACATAACAGTTGCCGGAGTTGACGAAGCGGGAAGAGGTCCTCTGTCAGGTCCGGTTGTAGCCGCCGCAGTCATTACGCTCGAACCTGTGGACGGTGTCTATGATTCCAAGGCTCTATGCAGAAAAGAAAGAGAGTATCTATACGATAGAGTGATGGAGGCTTCTATAGTTGGTATTGGGGTCTCGTCGCCTGAGGAGATTGACTTGCTGAACATTCTTGCTGCAACAAGGCTTGCAATGAATAGGGCTCTGAACAATTTATCCGAAAGGCCCAATTACGTTCTGGTTGATGGAAAGTCGCTTAATCTAGATGTTAAGGGAGAGTGCATAGTCGGAGGAGATAGAAGGAGCGCATCGATAGCCAGTGCCTCGATTGTAGCAAAGGTATTCAGAGATAGAATTATGGATTCTTTGGACATTCTGTATCCTGAATATGGCTATCGAAGTCATAAGGGTTATGGCACAGAAAAACATCTGCAGGCTCTGAGAAAATACGGACCAACAACGTGGCACAGATTGACATTCAGGCCGATAAGAGAGCTGATCACAAAGGAATTGGCAACGCATTGGTCAAATGAAGAGGGAGTTGGCAGAGCAAGGCTTTTTAGAGCGGGCATGGTTGAGATGGAGGCAAAGAATTGA
- a CDS encoding NAD-dependent protein deacylase, translated as MSEVSQEAKSFLSLLKESTNTTVLTGAGVSVASGIPDFRSPGGLYSKVSPEIFELSSFMKDPAGYYKVARERIHTMADTVPNATHILLARLQEMGLIQTIITQNIDGLLQKAGARDVVELHGTVSLFDCLQCSRKFDRSEMELILESVDVPKCSCGGLIKPRIVFFGEMLPEKAIRSSEDAALAADLFLALGSSLMVYPAAQFPVIAKSSGARVAIVNRDETGLDYLADHIFRVELEGFSKEVISLLEAES; from the coding sequence GTGAGTGAAGTCAGTCAAGAAGCCAAGTCGTTCCTTTCTCTTCTAAAAGAATCTACCAATACCACAGTACTAACCGGTGCCGGCGTTTCTGTTGCCAGTGGTATTCCGGATTTTAGAAGTCCCGGGGGCCTATACAGCAAAGTCTCTCCAGAGATTTTCGAACTCAGTTCCTTTATGAAAGACCCTGCTGGTTACTACAAAGTAGCAAGAGAGAGAATACACACCATGGCTGACACAGTACCAAATGCCACCCACATACTTCTAGCGAGATTGCAAGAGATGGGATTGATTCAAACAATCATCACCCAGAATATCGACGGTCTCCTGCAAAAAGCTGGAGCAAGAGATGTCGTCGAGTTGCACGGAACAGTCTCCCTGTTTGATTGTCTTCAATGCAGCAGGAAGTTTGATAGGTCGGAGATGGAGCTCATTCTGGAAAGCGTTGATGTTCCGAAATGCAGCTGTGGAGGCCTGATAAAGCCAAGAATCGTCTTCTTCGGCGAGATGCTTCCCGAGAAGGCTATCAGAAGCTCTGAAGATGCTGCGCTTGCTGCAGACCTGTTTCTCGCATTAGGTTCTTCGCTCATGGTTTATCCCGCGGCTCAGTTTCCGGTAATTGCAAAATCGTCTGGCGCCAGAGTGGCAATCGTGAATAGAGATGAGACTGGTCTCGATTATCTGGCCGACCATATTTTTAGGGTCGAACTTGAAGGGTTTTCTAAAGAAGTCATCAGCCTATTGGAAGCAGAATCATGA
- a CDS encoding DUF4897 domain-containing protein: MKFNTLLIILVVVMVGMTAVNMFMAFNNRLDIDTLSSTSNYSYDYEGRATLDIETEIIFNKPNQMTQFLEQYDKPQQEQFADFQESMTQFAESFNRAMYVEDFQSTATVLGSNRVRVIEHAVISGFAAVEEGVVNTDMGDMEFDLTGEAYSLTISIPPGATIIEVNPTPTVVADGNVYIWADTGKTKFPKIQFARGE, encoded by the coding sequence ATGAAATTCAATACCCTTCTCATCATACTCGTTGTTGTTATGGTTGGGATGACTGCAGTCAACATGTTTATGGCATTTAACAACAGACTTGATATTGACACTCTGTCATCCACCAGCAACTATTCATATGACTACGAAGGTCGAGCCACCTTGGATATTGAAACCGAGATCATCTTCAATAAACCAAATCAGATGACACAGTTTCTCGAGCAGTACGATAAACCTCAGCAAGAACAGTTCGCAGACTTCCAGGAGTCAATGACCCAGTTTGCAGAGAGCTTCAACCGGGCTATGTATGTAGAGGACTTTCAGTCGACCGCAACAGTTCTCGGTTCTAACAGAGTAAGAGTAATTGAGCATGCCGTTATTTCGGGCTTTGCTGCCGTTGAAGAAGGAGTAGTAAACACTGATATGGGAGATATGGAGTTCGATCTTACAGGGGAAGCCTATTCACTTACTATTTCAATTCCGCCAGGCGCAACGATTATCGAAGTCAATCCCACACCTACAGTTGTAGCAGACGGAAATGTATATATATGGGCAGACACTGGCAAGACGAAGTTTCCAAAGATTCAGTTTGCAAGAGGTGAGTGA
- a CDS encoding LptA/OstA family protein, giving the protein MKRKSIIITGLILVSLAATIFASTVRIKGDTVLGSLRKDVFTFIGNVSINKDGDIYVETPLATATKGTTDWESFVTEGETFVKFQTGEATASSLDYNLDKSTGILVGNVEAMIYSKEEDGKNINIYRTEILNFDQKSEYYEGFAKETEEATPELIFIDYKGDLNVDTLYFEYFGDTGLLNLKGSVFVDDFKNSRKIWASELIYDTNDDSFEGKSVEIELVF; this is encoded by the coding sequence ATGAAGAGAAAGAGTATTATTATAACTGGACTAATTCTCGTTTCCCTTGCAGCAACAATCTTTGCAAGCACCGTGAGAATTAAAGGGGATACTGTTCTGGGGTCGCTCCGAAAAGATGTCTTTACTTTTATAGGTAACGTGTCGATAAATAAGGATGGAGACATTTACGTAGAGACTCCTCTTGCAACGGCCACGAAAGGCACAACTGACTGGGAAAGCTTTGTGACTGAAGGGGAGACATTCGTCAAGTTTCAGACCGGTGAGGCAACCGCCTCTTCCCTTGATTACAACCTTGATAAGTCAACCGGCATACTTGTCGGAAATGTTGAAGCGATGATCTACTCAAAGGAAGAAGATGGAAAAAACATAAACATTTATCGGACAGAGATTCTCAACTTCGATCAAAAGAGCGAATATTACGAGGGTTTCGCGAAGGAGACCGAAGAGGCAACTCCCGAACTTATCTTCATCGATTACAAGGGCGACCTCAACGTTGATACCCTTTACTTCGAATACTTTGGAGATACGGGACTCCTGAACCTTAAAGGAAGCGTTTTCGTAGATGACTTCAAGAATAGTAGGAAGATCTGGGCCAGTGAACTGATTTACGATACAAATGACGATTCATTCGAAGGAAAGAGTGTGGAGATAGAGCTTGTTTTCTAG
- a CDS encoding MarR family transcriptional regulator produces MSGNEIEKEDAAVLEKNLRTISTRIRREGRKVLRDFPITPAQFDVLQVLFFNGEKRMSDISRWLGITKSTTTGLVKRLIDADLVERRRSDKDRRSFIIDISDSGRTLIENVIDRRVEYLKSVMTEIKSDQVKALEVIVKNLIEIMDSKKANE; encoded by the coding sequence ATGTCCGGAAATGAAATCGAAAAGGAAGATGCAGCAGTTCTGGAGAAAAACCTGAGAACGATTTCTACGAGGATTAGAAGGGAAGGAAGAAAGGTTCTGAGGGACTTCCCGATCACTCCGGCCCAGTTCGATGTCCTGCAGGTCCTTTTCTTCAATGGAGAAAAGAGGATGAGTGACATCAGTCGCTGGCTTGGAATAACCAAGAGCACAACAACAGGTCTTGTGAAAAGGCTTATTGATGCTGATTTGGTAGAACGAAGACGTTCCGACAAAGATAGGAGATCATTCATAATCGACATTTCCGATTCTGGAAGAACACTTATAGAGAACGTTATCGATAGAAGAGTAGAGTACCTGAAATCGGTAATGACTGAAATAAAGTCCGATCAGGTAAAGGCTCTCGAGGTAATCGTCAAGAATCTTATAGAGATAATGGACTCTAAGAAAGCAAACGAATAA
- a CDS encoding RsmE family RNA methyltransferase: MPNAYFVLAEGDTVTLDSDETKHLKVMRANPGDKLIGIDGRGTIYRFVLKELGKSSSSGKIVEREYIERDKKRVTVAVASTKWPRLRILIEKATELGVDRIEVFNSVRSVSRLDESKTAKLLTVAKEAAKQSVNPRVPEVSVLKSFALEGSRNLLLDFGGRAIREMQRDLAEERNLRVIVGPEGGFTQKEIAQLTDRCTSISLGSRTLRVETGVIVILSIINYFLGRI, from the coding sequence TTGCCGAATGCTTACTTTGTATTGGCAGAAGGTGACACGGTCACTCTTGACAGCGATGAAACGAAGCACCTTAAGGTGATGAGGGCTAATCCGGGAGACAAACTGATAGGTATCGACGGAAGGGGAACTATCTACAGATTCGTTCTTAAAGAGCTGGGAAAGTCGAGTAGTTCTGGAAAGATAGTCGAACGAGAATACATAGAACGAGATAAAAAAAGAGTAACTGTAGCCGTGGCATCAACGAAGTGGCCACGGCTTCGCATTCTTATTGAGAAAGCTACTGAACTCGGAGTCGATAGAATAGAAGTCTTCAACAGTGTGAGGTCAGTCTCGAGACTGGACGAAAGCAAGACCGCAAAGCTCCTGACCGTAGCCAAAGAGGCCGCAAAACAGAGTGTGAACCCTCGTGTTCCAGAAGTATCTGTTCTGAAGAGTTTCGCCTTGGAAGGATCGCGTAATCTGCTTCTTGACTTTGGAGGAAGAGCAATTAGGGAGATGCAAAGAGATCTTGCTGAGGAACGTAATCTAAGAGTGATTGTTGGACCTGAAGGAGGTTTTACTCAGAAGGAGATTGCGCAGTTGACCGATCGTTGCACTTCTATCTCTCTCGGTAGTAGAACGCTTAGAGTGGAGACAGGTGTTATTGTCATTCTAAGTATTATCAATTACTTTCTTGGCAGAATATAG